The DNA region GGGTTATCTCAGGAAGCTGCCAAAACTGATGCAGAGGTAATTGTGTTTGCTGGTGTGCATTTTATGGCCGAAACCGCCAAGATTTTATCGCCCAATAAAAAGGTGTTACTGCCCGATGTAAAGGCAGGCTGTTCTTTGGCCGACAGCTGTCCGCCGCATTTGTTCAGGAAATTTAAAGAAAAATATCCCGATCACCTGGTGATTACTTACGTAAATTGTACTGCGGAACTTAAAGCATTAAGCGACATTGTTTGTACATCGACAAATGCAGTTCAAATTGTAGAAAGTTTACCGAAAGAGCAAAAAATCATTTTCGGGCCCGATCGAAATCTCGGCGCTTATGTAGCCAAAAAAACAGGCAGAGATTTGGTATTGTGGAACGGCGCTTGTATGGTTCACGAAATTTTTTCGAAAGAGAAAATTACCAGACTAAAGGAACGCCATCCGAACGCAAAATTTATTGCCCATCCCGAATGTGAAGATTCGGTATTGCAAATGGCCGATTATATTGGATCGACAACCGGGCTTTTAAAGTATTGCATCTCTAACCCGGCAAC from Pedobacter endophyticus includes:
- the nadA gene encoding quinolinate synthase NadA, whose amino-acid sequence is MNIDVLEEINKKGFVEEEIDPTLDLFVEIEKIKKEKNAIILAHYYQEPDIQDIADYIGDSLGLSQEAAKTDAEVIVFAGVHFMAETAKILSPNKKVLLPDVKAGCSLADSCPPHLFRKFKEKYPDHLVITYVNCTAELKALSDIVCTSTNAVQIVESLPKEQKIIFGPDRNLGAYVAKKTGRDLVLWNGACMVHEIFSKEKITRLKERHPNAKFIAHPECEDSVLQMADYIGSTTGLLKYCISNPATEFIVATESGIIHQMEKACPDKTFIPAPPNNSCACNDCPYMKRNTLEKLYLCIKNGSPEVTVPEHIIEQARKPIQRMLDISAELGL